In the Coturnix japonica isolate 7356 chromosome 6, Coturnix japonica 2.1, whole genome shotgun sequence genome, one interval contains:
- the INA gene encoding alpha-internexin, with protein MSYSVEPSALAASSRRLLAQAPGRTEGLEPRRASEKEQLRGLNERFAGYIERVRALEERNRALAGELAELRRLPPEPRRLGQLLGGELRALRARLEEAHGERAQAALERARLAEETQRLRARCEEEARGRAEAEQALRARQQAADGAARDRADLERRAEALREELAELRRAHAEQLAQLGAALRAAAPPASGPPTARPDLAAALRELRAQYEKLPARNLQAAEDWYRARCASLHERAARSQEAVRASRREAGECRRQLQARVVEMESLRGAHESLERQLQELEERHSAEAAGLQDTIGQLEADLRNTKTEMARHLREYQDLLNVKMALDIEIAAYRKLLEGEENLFSMGSAGLPAMNPLPNPTYSFQSRSSTPSYKKEEQREAVRASSKIPPGQAGMLDGTITTAKKAERFNVRGGIIANPKE; from the exons ATGAGTTACAGCGTGGAACCGTCGGCCCTGGCCGCCTCCTCCCGCCGCCTGCTCGCCCAGGCCCCGGGCCGCACCGAGGGCCTTGAGCCGCGCCGGGCCAGCGAGAAGGAGCAGCTGCGAGGCCTCAACGAGCGCTTCGCCGGTTACATCGAGCGTGTGCGGGCGCTGGAAGAGCGCAACCGGGCGCTGGCCGGAGAGCTGGCGGAGCTGAGGCGGCTGCCGCCCGAGCCGCGCCggctggggcagctgctgggcgGGGAGCTGCGGGCCCTGCGAGCCCGTTTGGAGGAGGCGCACGGCGAGAGGGCGCAGGCAGCGCTGGAGCGGGCGCGGCTGGCCGAGGAGACGCAGCGGCTGCGGGCGCGATGCGAGGAGGAGGCGCGGGGCCGAGCCGAGGCGGAGCAGGCTTTGCGCGCCCGGCAGCAGGCGGCCGACGGGGCGGCCAGAGACCGAGCCGACCTGGAGCGTCGGGCGGAGGCGCTGCGGGAAGAGCTGGCGGAGCTGAGGCGAGCCCACGCCgagcagctggcacagctgggagctgcgCTCCGCGCCGCCGCTCCACCGGCATCCGGACCCCCGACGGCTCGGCCCGACCTGGCGGCTGCGCTGCGGGAGCTGCGCGCTCAGTACGAGAAGCTGCCGGCCCGCAACCTGCAGGCGGCCGAGGACTGGTACCGCGCTCGCTGCGCCAGCCTCCACGAGCGGGCGGCCCGCAGCCAGGAGGCCGTTCGGGCCAGCCGCCGCGAGGCTGGAGAGTGCCGCCGGCAGCTGCAGGCACGGGTGGTGGAGATGGAGAGTCTGCGCGGAGCCCACGAGTCCCTCGAGcggcagctgcaggagctggaggaaagGCACAGCGCCGAGGCCGCGGGGCTGCAG GACACCATTGGGCAGCTGGAGGCTGATCTGCGTAACACTAAAACCGAAATGGCTCGACATCTGAGGGAGTACCAGGACCTGCTGAATGTCAAGATGGCCCTGGATATCGAGATTGCTGCCTACAG gaagctgctggagggagaggaaaacCTGTTCAGCATGGGGAGTGCTGGCCTTCCAGCCATGaaccccctccccaaccccacCTACTCTTTCCAGTCACGCTCCTCCACTCCATCCTACAAGAAAGAGGAGCAAAGAGAGGCGGTTAGAGCAAGCTCCAAGATACCACCTGGTCAGGCTGGGATGCTTGATGGGACCATAACCACTGCCAAGAAGGCGGAGAGATTCAACGTACGTGGAGGAATCATTGCAAATCCTAAAGAGTAA